A genomic segment from Peribacillus sp. ACCC06369 encodes:
- a CDS encoding ABC transporter permease, translated as MRIASLVTRIIQQMRRDRRTLALFFLAPLLILTLMYFIFDTEASDLEIVVTGSDETLVKALKQADFQVTAAEKFSKERMIENTTDGWLHVENGQIKLTLLNDEPARAKAVQMEMMQALQGKQKNTPSIEEQFVYGDANTKGFDTFSPMLVSFFVFFFVFLIAGIALLKERTSGTLERLLATPIKRYEIVAGYVIGYGLFALIQTIIVVLYAVNVLDIVLVGSIWLVLLTNILVALVALSLGTLLSSFATSEFQMVQFIPLVIVPQVFFTGIFPLDGMADWLQKIGKVMPLYYASDAMNGIMYKGFTFNDILLDLLILLAFSVVFITINIISLKKYRAL; from the coding sequence ATGAGAATTGCCTCTCTTGTTACTCGAATTATACAGCAGATGCGCCGGGATCGAAGGACACTCGCTTTATTTTTCCTTGCTCCATTGCTCATTTTAACGCTCATGTATTTTATTTTCGATACAGAAGCGAGTGATTTGGAAATCGTTGTTACAGGTAGTGATGAAACTCTGGTTAAAGCATTGAAACAAGCGGATTTTCAAGTAACGGCTGCTGAGAAGTTTTCTAAGGAAAGAATGATTGAAAATACTACGGATGGCTGGTTGCATGTTGAAAATGGCCAGATAAAACTGACGCTGTTAAACGACGAACCGGCTCGAGCAAAGGCCGTTCAAATGGAAATGATGCAGGCGTTGCAAGGGAAACAGAAAAATACTCCTTCCATTGAGGAGCAATTTGTTTACGGGGATGCAAACACAAAGGGTTTTGATACTTTCAGTCCGATGCTCGTTAGCTTTTTCGTTTTCTTCTTCGTATTTTTAATAGCGGGTATTGCGCTTTTGAAGGAGCGAACAAGTGGTACGTTGGAACGGCTGCTTGCGACACCGATTAAACGATACGAAATCGTAGCGGGTTATGTGATCGGATATGGCTTATTTGCTCTTATTCAAACGATAATAGTCGTCCTATATGCTGTAAATGTGCTGGATATCGTGCTTGTTGGCTCAATATGGCTCGTTTTATTGACGAATATACTCGTCGCGCTCGTTGCATTATCGCTTGGTACTTTACTATCGAGTTTCGCAACATCTGAATTCCAAATGGTACAATTCATTCCGCTGGTCATCGTGCCGCAAGTCTTCTTTACAGGGATTTTCCCATTAGATGGCATGGCAGACTGGCTGCAAAAAATAGGCAAGGTCATGCCGCTTTATTACGCGTCGGATGCCATGAACGGCATTATGTACAAAGGTTTCACATTTAATGATATTTTACTGGATTTACTCATTCTCCTGGCATTTTCCGTCGTTTTTATAACCATCAATATCATCAGTTTAAAAAAATACCGTGCCTTATAA
- a CDS encoding sulfite exporter TauE/SafE family protein encodes MTTSSIILVVAAVFIGALMRTMFGFGEAIVSMPLLALLHIPLNTSVSLIGLAGLTVASLTVVSGWRHIERSVLIRLAASTVIGIPAGLALLHYAPSLIITSALGVFLIAYGGYSLLKQKLFQTVDKPLLNSERWVWPFGFASGALGSAYNFNGVPVVVYGTLRRWNPDRFRGTLQAHFLISGILVVTGHALGGLWTADSLILYAYSIPAILLATGLGIFMNKRIPAKKFESYLFFIIIALGVLLLIPHD; translated from the coding sequence ATGACGACCAGCAGCATCATATTGGTGGTGGCGGCAGTGTTTATCGGCGCCTTGATGCGGACGATGTTCGGGTTCGGTGAAGCGATTGTCAGCATGCCTCTGCTTGCCTTACTTCACATTCCGCTTAATACTTCGGTTTCCCTGATTGGATTGGCTGGTCTTACCGTCGCTTCACTAACCGTCGTTAGCGGATGGCGGCATATCGAACGCTCCGTTTTAATCAGACTGGCGGCTTCAACGGTCATCGGCATACCAGCCGGCCTGGCTTTGCTCCATTACGCACCTTCTTTGATCATTACTTCTGCACTCGGTGTTTTTTTGATTGCATATGGAGGATATTCTCTTCTAAAGCAAAAACTTTTTCAGACTGTGGATAAACCATTACTTAACTCGGAGCGCTGGGTATGGCCGTTCGGTTTTGCCTCAGGAGCCCTTGGCAGCGCCTATAACTTTAACGGGGTTCCGGTCGTCGTCTATGGAACTTTGCGAAGGTGGAATCCAGATCGATTCCGCGGAACATTGCAAGCCCATTTCCTGATATCCGGAATCCTGGTCGTGACGGGTCATGCGCTAGGCGGACTATGGACAGCCGATTCACTTATTCTTTACGCTTATTCCATTCCAGCTATATTACTTGCGACAGGTCTCGGAATCTTCATGAATAAGCGAATTCCCGCGAAGAAATTCGAAAGTTATTTATTCTTCATCATCATTGCACTAGGTGTACTATTATTGATTCCCCATGACTGA
- a CDS encoding XRE family transcriptional regulator, which translates to MEEINFIIANNLKAIRESKKLSLEKVAELTGVSKTMIGQIERGGSSPTITTIWKIANGLKISFSSLINSPQPDTKIVLKSEIQSLSEDNGKYRVYPYFPFEDEKRFEVYSVEIEKGGFLSSDSHREGTEEYITVFEGELTVRVNNEEYTVRNGDSIRFKADRPHTYHNSGETLTRLSMILYYPT; encoded by the coding sequence ATGGAAGAAATAAATTTTATTATTGCTAACAATTTAAAAGCCATCAGGGAAAGTAAGAAATTAAGTCTTGAAAAGGTTGCTGAATTAACCGGAGTAAGCAAAACGATGATCGGACAAATCGAAAGGGGCGGATCGAGCCCTACGATTACAACAATTTGGAAAATAGCCAATGGATTAAAGATTTCATTTTCTTCACTGATAAATAGTCCGCAGCCGGATACAAAAATTGTTTTAAAAAGTGAAATTCAATCATTATCTGAAGATAACGGCAAATATCGAGTTTATCCCTACTTTCCCTTTGAAGATGAGAAGCGCTTTGAAGTATATTCAGTCGAGATAGAAAAAGGTGGATTCCTAAGTTCCGATTCCCATAGAGAAGGAACTGAAGAGTACATAACTGTTTTTGAAGGGGAATTGACTGTACGTGTAAATAACGAAGAATATACAGTAAGGAATGGTGATTCTATCAGATTCAAGGCTGACAGACCGCATACTTACCATAATTCAGGGGAAACATTAACTCGCTTAAGCATGATCCTATATTATCCAACTTAA
- a CDS encoding 5'-nucleotidase C-terminal domain-containing protein yields MGKKKIVKIASATIMAATTIVAVAPAPSDAATSLNSKIKTAKATIKKPFDTYFYSSKLASVSTVEKQIKSAKQAKNDINSTIKKSMLSKKEKDAKYKEIEAYDKYITRSEGYVKGYKAAEKAKAAHDKSISALTNSILAKKSIDIRNQYEALDIAVKKTDKAIKDTVYGAKIEKLLYDKFTKSTKTALSGDLKVPYYYEKAAYWVKKGDLKTADNRMNTVSSQLKKVSKTSKLGKAIHAYVKEVKGKYDEAVYAEKKKEVAKRVNTYVALANGELKTKEQIKAAKKARADIHLNGIKEADRKEFEAKIALADKKVAAAKEALKNPAKAITLSLMHTNDTHAHLDNVAKRVTAVKEVRKSKPQALLVDAGDVFSGTLYFNEFKGQADLRFMNLMKYDVMTFGNHEFDLGSSAEGHQALADFIKGAQFPFVSSNVDFSEDDKFKGLFSDLISSEPEQGKIYNGIVKQVDGQKVGFFGLTTEETKDISSPGSIVFENYLEEAEKAVKAFKGMGVNKIVAVSHIGYDDNAAYDNDLTLAAKVKGIDVIVGGHSHTQLNAPVVIDKDDKGKTKDPTVIVQGYQYSDFLGTIDVEFDKKGKIVGQAGQLIKLSEKQDDPEAATVLETYSSKIKELKETQTGATAVKALDTPRDAGDETKPSVRKNETELGNLITDGMLSKAKEFNKDAVIAFQNGGGIRAGIDQGEITLGEILTVLPFGNTLATMALTGAEINEALEHSVSLAPKENGGFLHVSGMKFSYDSSKESGNRVTKVEVMGQDGTYSELDAAKEYVVATNAFTAKGGDGFTVFKKAYEEGRVTDIGLADWENLRDYVSGLKTVNPSIEGRIKDVAGNSTDPNTVLAKDFGGTADAPKNHEGNVVVDITDIASLENAVVKGNLTLTGTPPDSFTFSNVTVEGNLDLSGLNGKTVSLSGVTVNGETIF; encoded by the coding sequence ATGGGGAAAAAGAAAATCGTTAAAATTGCATCAGCAACCATAATGGCTGCGACAACGATCGTAGCAGTAGCACCGGCACCATCCGATGCTGCCACTAGTCTGAATAGTAAAATCAAAACGGCAAAGGCCACCATCAAAAAACCATTTGACACCTATTTCTACTCTTCTAAACTCGCTTCCGTATCCACTGTTGAGAAACAAATCAAGTCTGCAAAACAAGCAAAAAATGACATCAACTCTACCATTAAAAAATCAATGTTAAGCAAAAAAGAAAAAGACGCCAAATACAAAGAAATTGAAGCTTATGACAAGTACATCACTCGTTCAGAAGGTTATGTAAAAGGATATAAAGCGGCTGAGAAAGCAAAAGCTGCACATGATAAATCGATTAGCGCCCTTACGAATTCAATTCTTGCCAAGAAATCTATTGATATCAGGAATCAATACGAGGCACTGGATATTGCCGTGAAAAAGACAGACAAAGCCATTAAAGATACGGTTTACGGTGCGAAAATCGAAAAGCTCTTATACGATAAATTCACTAAATCGACCAAAACGGCTTTGAGCGGTGACCTGAAAGTGCCGTACTACTATGAGAAAGCTGCTTACTGGGTGAAGAAAGGTGATTTAAAGACCGCGGACAACCGGATGAATACCGTTTCTTCTCAGTTGAAAAAGGTCAGCAAAACGTCCAAGCTCGGTAAAGCCATTCATGCTTATGTTAAAGAGGTGAAAGGTAAGTATGATGAAGCGGTATATGCAGAAAAGAAAAAGGAAGTGGCAAAACGGGTCAATACCTATGTAGCTCTTGCCAATGGGGAACTTAAAACGAAAGAACAGATAAAAGCGGCTAAAAAGGCGAGAGCCGACATCCATTTAAATGGGATCAAGGAGGCGGACCGAAAGGAATTCGAAGCGAAAATAGCATTGGCGGATAAGAAAGTGGCAGCTGCTAAAGAAGCTTTGAAAAATCCGGCGAAGGCAATCACGCTTTCCTTGATGCATACGAATGACACGCATGCCCACTTGGACAATGTGGCCAAAAGGGTGACAGCTGTTAAAGAAGTGCGTAAGAGTAAACCGCAAGCTCTATTGGTGGATGCTGGTGACGTATTCTCGGGAACCCTCTATTTTAATGAATTCAAAGGGCAAGCGGATCTTCGCTTCATGAATTTAATGAAATATGACGTCATGACATTTGGGAATCATGAGTTTGACTTGGGATCAAGCGCTGAAGGGCATCAAGCTTTGGCTGACTTCATTAAGGGGGCTCAGTTCCCATTTGTCAGTTCGAACGTGGACTTCTCCGAGGATGATAAGTTTAAGGGATTATTTTCGGACCTTATTTCAAGTGAGCCGGAGCAAGGGAAGATATACAATGGAATCGTAAAACAAGTGGATGGTCAGAAGGTGGGTTTCTTCGGGCTTACGACTGAAGAAACGAAAGATATTTCAAGTCCTGGAAGTATAGTATTCGAAAACTATCTTGAAGAGGCCGAAAAAGCGGTCAAGGCGTTCAAAGGGATGGGTGTTAATAAGATAGTTGCCGTATCCCATATTGGTTATGATGACAATGCAGCTTATGACAATGATTTAACATTAGCTGCCAAGGTCAAAGGCATCGACGTGATTGTGGGCGGACATAGCCATACGCAGTTAAACGCCCCCGTTGTAATTGATAAGGATGATAAGGGGAAAACGAAAGATCCGACAGTCATCGTTCAAGGGTATCAGTATAGCGACTTTTTAGGAACGATCGATGTGGAATTCGATAAGAAAGGCAAGATTGTCGGACAAGCTGGTCAGCTGATTAAGCTTTCTGAAAAACAGGATGATCCTGAAGCGGCAACAGTGCTCGAAACATACTCCTCGAAGATTAAGGAGCTGAAGGAAACGCAGACTGGGGCAACAGCTGTGAAGGCTTTGGACACACCGCGTGATGCAGGGGATGAAACGAAACCGAGTGTTCGTAAAAATGAAACAGAACTGGGTAATTTAATTACGGACGGAATGCTTAGTAAAGCAAAAGAATTCAATAAGGATGCGGTCATTGCTTTCCAAAATGGCGGGGGCATCCGCGCAGGTATCGATCAAGGTGAGATCACTTTAGGGGAAATACTGACGGTTTTACCGTTTGGGAATACGTTAGCGACGATGGCGCTTACGGGTGCAGAGATCAATGAAGCATTAGAGCATAGTGTCAGCTTGGCTCCTAAGGAAAATGGCGGCTTCCTGCATGTATCCGGAATGAAATTCAGCTACGATAGTTCAAAGGAATCAGGCAATCGTGTGACTAAGGTTGAAGTCATGGGACAAGATGGAACATATTCCGAGTTGGATGCCGCGAAGGAATATGTCGTGGCGACCAACGCTTTTACAGCTAAGGGCGGAGATGGATTCACCGTTTTCAAGAAGGCTTATGAAGAAGGAAGAGTGACGGATATCGGACTCGCTGATTGGGAGAATCTACGGGATTATGTAAGTGGGCTCAAAACTGTCAATCCAAGCATCGAAGGACGCATCAAAGATGTGGCCGGAAACTCTACAGACCCGAATACGGTGTTGGCCAAAGACTTTGGCGGAACGGCTGATGCTCCAAAAAACCATGAGGGTAATGTAGTTGTAGACATCACGGATATTGCTTCATTGGAAAATGCAGTGGTTAAAGGAAATCTTACATTAACAGGAACTCCTCCAGACAGCTTTACTTTTTCAAATGTTACAGTCGAGGGTAATTTGGATTTATCGGGACTTAACGGTAAAACCGTGAGCCTAAGCGGTGTCACCGTGAATGGCGAAACGATTTTTTAA
- a CDS encoding aminoacyl-histidine dipeptidase produces MYSTLEKLTGHPVFHYFAAISEIPRGSANEKTISDYLVRFAKDRDLVVIQDEALNVIIKKPATIGYESAPTVIIQGHMDMVCEKNKGTLHDFEKDPLQLRIVGDMLYATETTLGADNGIAVAYALALLDANDIPHPALEIVITTEEETTMNGALAVDPAHFKGKMMINIDSEEDGKLLVSSAGGIRVRQILQIGWESASIVEAVTYIIRIKGLKGGHSGMSIHKERGNSNKLLGRVLHELTTDFPCFIQQMNGGLKGNAIPREAEATVLIHVEDVQKIGERLRQWEDTFKNELQSSDPEVSIRFEKIETISSNVFSKETVSKAITSLLVIPHGVQGMSMGIEGLVESSTNLGVVTTNEAEMIFESEIRSSVKSLKYNMVTQAKAIADMLGCEILVDADYPEWPYNPDSKLKKLFEETYKEKYHEDIEIIAVHAGIECGVFIDKIPGLDTVSIGPDIFSVHTPEEHLSIPSTINNWEYFVYTLKRMKDL; encoded by the coding sequence ATGTATAGCACTTTAGAAAAATTAACGGGCCATCCCGTGTTTCATTATTTTGCAGCGATTTCCGAAATCCCGAGAGGATCAGCCAATGAAAAAACGATCAGTGACTATTTGGTTCGCTTTGCTAAGGATAGGGACCTGGTGGTGATTCAGGATGAAGCACTGAATGTCATTATCAAAAAGCCTGCCACAATTGGATATGAAAGTGCACCTACCGTCATTATCCAGGGGCATATGGATATGGTTTGCGAAAAGAACAAGGGTACACTTCATGATTTTGAGAAGGATCCGCTTCAATTAAGGATTGTGGGTGACATGTTGTATGCGACGGAGACAACTTTAGGGGCGGATAATGGGATTGCAGTTGCTTATGCTTTGGCATTATTGGATGCAAATGATATTCCGCATCCTGCTCTTGAAATAGTCATAACGACTGAAGAAGAAACGACAATGAACGGTGCACTTGCTGTGGATCCGGCTCACTTCAAGGGAAAAATGATGATCAATATCGATTCGGAGGAAGATGGAAAGCTGCTGGTCAGCTCAGCAGGAGGAATACGCGTTCGGCAAATCCTGCAAATCGGATGGGAATCGGCTTCAATTGTTGAAGCTGTAACTTATATCATCAGGATTAAAGGGTTAAAGGGCGGACACTCCGGTATGTCCATCCATAAGGAAAGAGGGAACTCCAATAAACTTTTGGGCAGAGTATTACATGAATTAACGACAGACTTTCCTTGCTTCATACAGCAAATGAACGGTGGCCTGAAAGGGAATGCGATTCCTCGTGAAGCAGAGGCGACTGTACTGATTCATGTAGAAGATGTTCAGAAGATAGGGGAGAGACTCCGGCAATGGGAAGATACTTTTAAAAATGAACTGCAATCTTCCGACCCTGAGGTATCGATTAGGTTTGAAAAGATCGAAACGATTTCTTCAAACGTTTTTTCCAAAGAGACGGTATCTAAAGCCATTACCTCTTTACTGGTAATCCCGCATGGCGTTCAAGGAATGAGCATGGGAATAGAAGGATTAGTGGAAAGTTCGACGAATCTAGGGGTCGTTACGACAAATGAAGCGGAAATGATATTCGAAAGTGAAATCAGGAGTTCGGTCAAAAGCCTCAAATATAATATGGTCACTCAGGCAAAGGCGATAGCTGATATGCTTGGATGCGAGATATTGGTAGATGCGGATTATCCGGAATGGCCCTATAATCCCGATTCGAAACTCAAGAAATTATTTGAAGAAACATACAAAGAAAAATATCATGAGGATATTGAAATCATCGCTGTGCATGCAGGGATCGAATGCGGGGTATTCATTGATAAGATACCAGGATTGGATACTGTTTCAATCGGACCGGATATATTTTCCGTACATACACCTGAAGAACACTTAAGCATCCCTTCGACCATAAACAACTGGGAATATTTTGTTTACACATTAAAGAGAATGAAGGATTTATAA
- a CDS encoding VanZ family protein, translating to MSLKSVMLSLLLSQALFLCGLPLFLQLLLYLNPLVIMVVWFCILIFVSLAVLYFRGEMVKIPRLLWQAAFSGYSLSLMVLLFFRPKGQVYSYNLIPFSTILSYISNEMNGLVSFYNLSANVGLFIPFGLYLLSKEGKDPSTSRKFLYPLLSISGIEICQFVLRRGSLDVDDLILNMIGVYLGYILYPLFTRVVAIHSRVDS from the coding sequence ATGTCTCTAAAATCGGTCATGCTTTCCCTTTTGCTGTCGCAAGCACTGTTTTTATGCGGTTTGCCTCTTTTCCTTCAGCTCCTATTATATTTGAATCCTTTGGTGATCATGGTTGTCTGGTTTTGTATACTCATTTTCGTTTCGCTTGCGGTTCTTTATTTTCGAGGTGAAATGGTCAAGATTCCGCGCCTTTTGTGGCAGGCAGCCTTTAGTGGCTACAGTTTATCATTAATGGTTTTGTTGTTCTTTCGGCCAAAAGGGCAGGTTTATTCCTATAATTTGATTCCTTTTTCGACGATTCTTTCATATATTTCGAACGAAATGAACGGGCTTGTGTCATTTTATAATCTTAGCGCCAATGTGGGACTGTTCATTCCATTCGGGCTATATTTATTGTCCAAGGAAGGGAAAGATCCATCAACTTCAAGGAAATTTCTTTATCCATTACTTTCGATTTCGGGCATCGAAATCTGTCAGTTTGTTTTACGGCGCGGCAGTTTGGATGTCGATGATCTGATACTGAATATGATTGGTGTTTACCTGGGGTATATCCTGTATCCATTGTTCACGAGAGTGGTAGCGATCCATTCTAGAGTAGATTCATAA
- a CDS encoding LysM peptidoglycan-binding domain-containing protein, which translates to MRIHVVNRGDSLWGISQQYGVSINRIVRINGLENPDKLVLGLALLIPEPYLQYRVQQGDALNNIANQFGITVQEIMQSNRITNPSAIYPGQRLTIPVIYHTVRERDTLYDIASRYGTTVQAIMQMNRITDPSNIHIGRIMRIPQKPKPIIEVNGFTNVYGQAGAEQVREVAHDLTYVSPFGYRMRQDGSLEVIDDIPTIRAAQSTGVIPMMCITNFSATEAGTQLAHTILSDLSLVETLLTNVIKTMKDKGYRGLNIDFESVRPEDRDLYNRFLQRAVDRLHPEGYFVSSSLAPKTSANQKGTLVEAHDYPVHGRLLDFVVLMTYEWGYRKGPPQAISPINEIKRVLDYAVTVIPTNKIFIGFQIYARDWLIPHEEGQEAETFDMQEAIRRAVQYNAEIKYDETAQSPYYRYKDDQGRTHEVWFEDARSAKAKFDLVKTYRSRGLSYWVLGYPFPQNWELLGDTFIVRKL; encoded by the coding sequence GTGAGAATCCATGTGGTGAATAGGGGGGATTCTTTGTGGGGAATTTCCCAGCAATATGGTGTCAGTATCAACCGGATTGTTCGGATCAATGGCCTTGAAAATCCAGATAAGCTGGTGCTTGGCCTAGCTCTTTTGATTCCTGAACCTTATCTTCAGTACAGGGTTCAGCAAGGGGATGCTCTAAATAATATCGCAAATCAGTTTGGAATTACGGTACAGGAAATCATGCAATCGAATCGCATCACAAATCCTTCCGCTATCTATCCAGGGCAGAGACTAACCATCCCGGTTATTTATCATACCGTAAGGGAACGAGATACCCTTTATGATATAGCGAGCCGTTATGGAACGACAGTTCAGGCCATTATGCAGATGAATAGGATTACAGATCCGTCCAATATCCATATAGGACGGATAATGAGGATTCCCCAGAAACCAAAACCCATCATTGAAGTAAATGGTTTTACAAACGTTTACGGGCAAGCCGGTGCGGAGCAGGTACGTGAAGTAGCCCATGATTTGACCTATGTAAGTCCATTTGGTTATAGAATGAGGCAAGATGGCAGCTTAGAAGTCATAGATGACATCCCGACGATCCGGGCGGCACAGTCGACTGGCGTCATACCCATGATGTGCATAACGAATTTTTCCGCGACGGAAGCGGGAACTCAGCTTGCCCATACGATACTTTCCGATTTAAGTTTAGTGGAAACATTATTAACCAACGTCATAAAAACAATGAAAGATAAAGGATACCGTGGATTGAATATCGATTTTGAAAGTGTAAGACCAGAGGACCGTGATCTCTATAATCGCTTTCTCCAAAGAGCAGTGGATCGATTGCATCCTGAGGGTTACTTTGTGTCATCCTCCCTTGCCCCAAAAACTAGCGCCAATCAAAAGGGGACATTAGTTGAGGCACATGATTATCCAGTTCACGGACGGCTGCTCGACTTCGTGGTGCTGATGACATATGAATGGGGTTACCGAAAGGGGCCGCCGCAGGCAATCTCTCCCATTAATGAAATAAAGCGTGTCCTTGATTATGCCGTAACGGTGATACCAACAAATAAAATCTTCATAGGATTTCAAATTTATGCCAGGGACTGGCTTATTCCTCATGAAGAGGGACAGGAAGCAGAGACTTTCGACATGCAGGAAGCCATCAGGCGAGCCGTCCAATATAATGCAGAAATAAAATATGACGAGACAGCCCAATCCCCTTATTATAGGTACAAAGATGATCAGGGACGCACACATGAAGTTTGGTTTGAGGACGCACGCAGTGCCAAAGCCAAATTCGATCTGGTGAAGACTTACAGGTCAAGGGGTCTCAGTTATTGGGTACTTGGTTATCCGTTCCCCCAGAATTGGGAACTGCTTGGGGATACATTCATTGTACGGAAACTGTAG
- a CDS encoding PhzF family phenazine biosynthesis protein, with translation MELTIINTFTDQPFKGNPAAVCLLTGESNSEWMQRTAKEINMPVTAFIQPHNGEWKLRWFTPFIEIPICGHGTLASSFFLWDKGYVPRNQPIAYQTKSGLLTAKFVDGMVQLEFPSLREKETTAPDLLIKALGVVPAYVGQNKWDLLVEVQSEEIVRNLKPDIDSIAQLPVRGVIVTSQSDNSEYDFVSRFFSPAQGLDEDQVTGSAHCCLGPYWKSKLNKSITIAYQASERGGLLKVEVTEDTVKLSGHAVTIFEGSLNI, from the coding sequence ATGGAATTAACCATCATTAATACGTTTACAGATCAACCTTTTAAAGGAAACCCTGCTGCAGTCTGCCTTCTTACCGGGGAAAGTAACAGCGAGTGGATGCAGCGAACAGCTAAAGAGATTAATATGCCTGTTACCGCTTTTATTCAACCTCATAATGGGGAATGGAAGCTGCGATGGTTCACACCTTTCATTGAAATCCCGATTTGTGGACATGGGACGCTGGCAAGCTCTTTCTTTTTATGGGATAAAGGATACGTGCCAAGGAATCAGCCGATTGCCTATCAGACGAAAAGCGGGCTTCTCACTGCAAAATTCGTTGATGGGATGGTTCAGTTGGAATTTCCGTCATTAAGGGAGAAGGAGACCACTGCCCCTGATTTACTGATAAAAGCTTTAGGAGTTGTGCCTGCGTATGTTGGGCAAAACAAATGGGATCTTCTAGTCGAAGTTCAATCAGAGGAAATCGTAAGGAATTTAAAGCCGGATATAGACTCCATTGCCCAATTGCCGGTTCGGGGCGTCATCGTGACGAGTCAATCGGATAACAGTGAATATGATTTCGTTTCACGTTTCTTTTCCCCTGCCCAAGGCCTTGACGAAGATCAAGTAACCGGCTCGGCCCATTGCTGTCTGGGACCATATTGGAAAAGCAAGCTGAACAAAAGTATCACTATAGCCTATCAGGCATCGGAAAGAGGAGGACTGCTGAAGGTTGAAGTAACGGAAGACACAGTTAAACTTTCAGGCCATGCCGTGACCATATTCGAAGGGAGCTTAAACATTTAA
- a CDS encoding GntR family transcriptional regulator — translation MGVKYRMVVEQMEKEILDGKYTLNTKLPTEEELMKKFDVSRNTIRKAINILVEQGYIYQVQGSGIFLREFTRPGCISMRDMGGLTKVFPNDEMKSKVLTLELIEADEELAKRMKCNVKTKIYNLKRVRYLNGQPIVIEESFFNKDIIPFINKEIANGSIYEYIVEDLKLNIGFADKIISCEKLNDDDAGLLDLQPGDPTLIVESTVFLKAGAVFDLSIEKYNYTSAKLLTLT, via the coding sequence ATGGGTGTAAAGTATAGAATGGTCGTAGAACAAATGGAGAAAGAAATATTAGATGGAAAATATACATTAAATACTAAGTTACCTACTGAAGAAGAGTTGATGAAGAAGTTCGATGTCAGCAGGAACACCATTAGGAAAGCAATCAACATATTGGTTGAGCAGGGGTATATCTATCAAGTTCAAGGAAGCGGCATATTCCTTAGGGAATTTACCAGACCGGGCTGCATTTCGATGAGGGATATGGGTGGCTTAACCAAAGTGTTTCCAAATGATGAAATGAAAAGTAAAGTGTTGACGTTAGAATTAATAGAAGCCGATGAGGAATTGGCCAAACGAATGAAATGCAATGTAAAAACCAAAATCTATAACCTGAAAAGGGTTAGATACTTAAATGGTCAACCCATTGTAATAGAAGAATCCTTTTTCAATAAAGATATCATTCCCTTCATAAATAAAGAAATCGCAAATGGTTCCATTTATGAATATATAGTCGAGGATTTGAAGTTGAATATCGGGTTTGCGGATAAAATCATTTCGTGTGAAAAACTTAATGACGATGATGCTGGGCTTTTGGACTTGCAGCCAGGTGATCCGACATTAATCGTTGAAAGTACGGTCTTTTTAAAAGCGGGAGCCGTTTTTGATTTATCAATCGAGAAATATAATTACACTTCAGCCAAATTATTAACATTGACTTAA
- a CDS encoding LysE family transporter yields the protein MPLLSFLLFVFVTSFTPGPNNIMAMLFANKYGLKKTIKFCFGVGAGFFVIMLLCSYFNVLLENFIPKIEFIMTILGAIYMLYLAIKIISSSNKDKDNNDDRNNSFIAGMLLQFINPKGILYGITAISTFILPYHSSNFSLLFFSLFLAFVGFMSTFCWSMFGSVFQTVLSKYRSQFNVIMALLLVYSAISILVQ from the coding sequence ATGCCTTTACTATCTTTTTTGCTATTTGTTTTTGTTACAAGTTTCACTCCAGGTCCAAATAACATCATGGCAATGTTATTTGCGAACAAGTACGGGTTAAAAAAGACGATTAAATTTTGTTTCGGGGTAGGTGCCGGTTTTTTTGTAATAATGTTATTGTGTAGTTATTTTAATGTTTTGCTTGAAAATTTCATACCAAAGATTGAATTTATCATGACTATCCTAGGTGCAATTTATATGCTGTACCTGGCCATAAAAATCATTTCCAGTTCAAATAAAGATAAGGACAATAATGATGACAGGAACAACAGTTTTATAGCGGGCATGCTTTTACAATTCATAAATCCAAAAGGCATCTTATATGGCATCACGGCAATATCAACCTTCATACTACCTTATCACTCTTCAAATTTCAGCTTACTATTCTTTTCATTATTTCTGGCTTTTGTTGGTTTTATGAGTACGTTCTGTTGGAGTATGTTCGGTTCGGTTTTTCAAACGGTTTTATCAAAGTATAGAAGTCAGTTTAATGTAATCATGGCTTTGTTATTAGTGTATAGCGCCATTTCGATTCTTGTACAATGA